A window from Kovacikia minuta CCNUW1 encodes these proteins:
- a CDS encoding ABC transporter permease, translated as MAVSMQSKLSLSPAQRYWELLRVFVERNLSARYRGSFLGVFWSLLNPLTMTALYTALFGTAFASAYGNSILNYALAAFSGLVIVNFFSAATTQALTSVVANGSLLNKIRLPVSVFPVAANVANVFQFAVGPLPLLAVTTLVISKNPLNVLALLLPLLALTLFSLGVGLFVSTLYVFFRDLPYFYELVVFVLWMSTPVFYPASIVPPQVKQFLALNPLTPIVESTRQIVLSGHLPDIGLIFGALVGSFIVFGLGWSCFQLWRSQFMDLL; from the coding sequence ATGGCAGTCTCAATGCAGTCTAAACTGTCCCTCTCTCCGGCACAGCGGTATTGGGAACTGCTGCGTGTATTCGTTGAAAGAAATTTGAGTGCGCGGTATCGGGGATCTTTCCTGGGCGTGTTCTGGTCTTTGCTCAATCCTTTGACCATGACCGCACTTTATACGGCACTTTTTGGTACAGCCTTTGCCAGTGCCTATGGTAATTCCATTCTCAATTATGCTCTAGCAGCATTTTCTGGATTGGTGATTGTCAACTTCTTTTCGGCGGCAACAACCCAGGCATTGACCAGCGTTGTTGCGAATGGTTCTCTCCTAAATAAGATTCGGTTACCCGTTAGCGTTTTTCCGGTCGCTGCTAATGTGGCAAATGTGTTTCAGTTTGCTGTTGGTCCTTTGCCATTGTTGGCGGTTACCACCCTGGTTATTTCCAAAAATCCGCTAAACGTCTTAGCTCTGTTGCTACCGCTGCTCGCCCTCACACTTTTTAGCCTAGGGGTTGGGTTATTCGTCAGTACACTCTACGTGTTCTTTCGGGATTTGCCCTACTTCTATGAATTGGTGGTTTTTGTACTGTGGATGAGTACTCCCGTATTCTACCCAGCCAGTATTGTTCCACCTCAGGTTAAGCAATTTTTGGCACTCAATCCGCTCACACCTATTGTTGAAAGTACCCGTCAAATTGTCCTGTCAGGGCATCTACCTGATATTGGTTTAATCTTTGGTGCTTTAGTG